In the genome of Bradyrhizobium sp. CIAT3101, one region contains:
- the cysN gene encoding sulfate adenylyltransferase subunit CysN, with product MDMEASPCVGEADSKDQLRFITCGSVDDGKSTLIGRLLHDSKMIYEDQLHALARDSAKHGTTGGDIDFALLVDGLEAERQQGITIDVAHRFFTTSHRSFVVADTPGHEQYTRNMATGASNAQLAIILIDARKGVLAQTKRHSFICSLLGIRHVVLAVNKIDLVDYRKDIFDGIVNDYVAFASELGFTSITPLPISARYGDNITKRSRNTDWYQGQSLLDHLETVDIESETTDLPFRFPVQWVNRPNLDFRGYAGTIASGSISVGDEIIVAVSGLSSRVKRIVTYDGDLAVAGAGEAVTITLEDEIDVSRGDVLASPTHRPEIAHQFAAHLIWMDQEPMVPGRSYAFRIGTQSITSGSISCIKYKVDVNTRKQVAATTLGLNEIGFCNLATVLPATFDPYRINRRTGSLIVIDVSTNRTVGAGMIEFSRRRTTNIVQQPLSIGKQERSALMHQKPCVIWFTGLSGSGKSTIANIVDQKLFAMSHHSMLLDGDNLRQGLNRDLEFTEEDRFENIRRAGEAARLMLEAGLIVICSFISPYKADRNMVRNLVGNREFVEVFVDTPIEECIRRDPKGLYSKAKGQIKNFTGIDAPYEAPSTPELHLKASGERPEHLADKVLNCLAARGFIILR from the coding sequence ATGGATATGGAAGCCAGCCCTTGCGTCGGCGAGGCTGACAGCAAGGATCAATTGCGCTTCATCACCTGTGGCTCGGTCGATGACGGAAAATCAACGTTGATTGGCCGACTCTTGCACGACAGCAAGATGATCTATGAGGACCAGCTGCATGCGCTTGCCCGGGACAGCGCCAAGCACGGTACAACGGGCGGCGACATCGACTTTGCCCTGCTGGTCGACGGTCTCGAGGCTGAGCGCCAACAAGGTATTACCATCGACGTCGCCCATCGGTTTTTCACCACGTCGCATCGATCATTCGTAGTCGCCGATACACCAGGCCACGAACAATATACACGCAATATGGCGACCGGCGCCTCCAACGCGCAGCTCGCCATCATCTTGATCGATGCGCGCAAAGGGGTCCTTGCGCAAACCAAGCGCCACTCCTTCATCTGCTCGCTGTTGGGTATCCGGCACGTCGTGCTCGCCGTGAACAAGATAGATCTCGTTGACTACCGAAAGGACATCTTCGACGGCATCGTGAACGACTATGTTGCCTTTGCTTCGGAGCTCGGCTTTACGTCGATCACTCCACTTCCGATCTCCGCCAGGTACGGCGACAACATCACCAAGCGATCCCGCAACACCGATTGGTATCAGGGCCAGTCCCTGCTTGATCACCTCGAGACTGTCGACATAGAATCCGAGACGACCGATCTACCTTTCCGTTTTCCGGTACAGTGGGTGAACCGGCCAAATCTGGATTTCCGAGGGTATGCGGGCACGATCGCCTCCGGAAGCATCTCGGTTGGTGATGAAATAATCGTCGCAGTCTCGGGGCTGAGCTCGCGCGTCAAGCGGATTGTGACCTACGATGGTGATCTTGCGGTCGCCGGAGCGGGCGAAGCCGTGACGATCACGCTCGAGGATGAGATCGACGTCAGCCGCGGCGATGTCCTGGCGAGCCCGACGCACCGGCCTGAAATCGCCCATCAGTTTGCCGCTCATCTGATCTGGATGGACCAGGAGCCAATGGTGCCGGGTCGTTCCTATGCATTCCGGATTGGCACGCAATCGATCACTTCCGGCAGCATCAGCTGCATCAAATACAAGGTCGACGTCAACACACGCAAGCAGGTCGCGGCGACCACGTTGGGTCTTAATGAGATCGGCTTCTGCAATCTGGCCACTGTCCTGCCTGCAACGTTCGATCCCTACCGTATCAACCGGCGGACGGGATCGCTCATCGTAATCGACGTCTCTACCAACCGCACTGTTGGCGCGGGGATGATCGAATTCTCGCGCCGGCGCACGACCAACATCGTCCAGCAACCGCTGTCGATTGGGAAGCAGGAGCGTTCCGCGCTCATGCATCAGAAGCCGTGCGTCATCTGGTTCACCGGCCTTTCCGGCTCTGGCAAGTCGACGATTGCCAATATCGTCGACCAGAAGCTGTTCGCAATGTCGCATCACTCGATGCTGCTGGATGGCGACAACCTGCGTCAGGGGCTCAACCGTGATCTCGAGTTCACCGAGGAAGATCGTTTTGAGAATATTCGCCGTGCTGGCGAGGCGGCACGATTGATGCTCGAAGCCGGACTGATCGTCATCTGCTCGTTCATTTCTCCCTACAAGGCTGACCGGAACATGGTGCGCAATCTGGTCGGGAACCGCGAATTCGTCGAGGTCTTTGTGGACACACCGATAGAAGAATGCATCCGACGCGACCCAAAGGGTCTTTATTCCAAGGCAAAAGGCCAGATCAAGAACTTCACCGGCATCGATGCGCCGTACGAAGCGCCAAGCACGCCGGAACTCCATTTGAAGGCATCAGGCGAGCGGCCAGAACACTTGGCTGACAAGGTGCTAAATTGCCTCGCCGCACGAGGATTCATCATCCTGAGGTGA
- a CDS encoding radical SAM/SPASM domain-containing protein, translating into MKVNDSTNIEDPDSAMPNGRVLEVTTTTGCVIGCSYCPQDRFAVRQRAVSHAKHLRLEDFKKCLARVPPTVDISFAGYSEPWLNPACTDMVEHASASGHGIRISTTLVGMNRRDLKRLQALHFQAFLVHVVDDGTYMNSRLVRSEYVDLVRQLVDADISSMLFMVVGDVHPDLVEIIPEKALVRSRPRSVRAAEVHPDIVEAGQPIAGAVTCADERYHRNLLLPNGDVTLCCMDFERRHVLGNLLRDEYQDLFEGPTFCEIAERMAGKKEGFLLCRMCESAGSKAVKC; encoded by the coding sequence GTGAAAGTGAACGATTCGACGAACATAGAAGATCCCGATTCGGCGATGCCCAACGGCAGGGTCCTGGAAGTAACGACGACCACGGGCTGCGTCATCGGATGTTCTTATTGTCCGCAGGACCGGTTTGCCGTTCGGCAACGTGCCGTGTCGCATGCAAAGCATCTTCGTCTTGAAGATTTCAAGAAATGTTTGGCGCGCGTACCACCAACTGTCGACATCAGCTTCGCCGGCTACTCGGAACCCTGGCTCAATCCAGCTTGCACCGATATGGTTGAGCATGCCTCCGCATCAGGCCACGGCATCAGGATCTCGACGACGCTTGTAGGCATGAACCGGCGGGATCTAAAACGGCTGCAAGCCCTACATTTCCAGGCTTTCTTAGTCCATGTCGTCGATGACGGCACTTACATGAACAGCCGTCTCGTCAGAAGCGAGTATGTCGATTTGGTGCGTCAACTTGTCGACGCAGACATTTCCTCGATGCTGTTCATGGTCGTGGGCGACGTCCATCCTGATCTCGTCGAGATAATCCCCGAGAAAGCGCTCGTTCGCTCCCGCCCCCGGAGCGTCAGGGCTGCAGAAGTTCATCCTGACATCGTTGAAGCAGGGCAGCCAATCGCAGGCGCAGTGACATGTGCTGACGAACGATACCATCGCAATCTTCTTCTCCCTAACGGCGACGTTACTCTGTGCTGCATGGATTTTGAGCGACGCCACGTTTTAGGAAATCTTCTCCGCGACGAATATCAAGATCTCTTCGAAGGTCCAACTTTTTGCGAAATTGCCGAGCGCATGGCCGGAAAAAAAGAAGGTTTTCTGCTTTGCCGGATGTGTGAATCTGCCGGATCGAAAGCAGTTAAGTGCTGA
- a CDS encoding GMC family oxidoreductase produces the protein MTSNAVDVCVVGSGASGSIVAHELARNGFQVLVLEAGQELPAGASLKSVQRGFGNALVRSPSGTLTPRGRPWTVSALGGGMTLYAGIAFRCRTVDFDARAHVAADALDPVWPFDYGELRPYYEELERRIGIARLAGADPLEPPSDPGLLPPHEYSLQGTLMANAGGRLGWLPFPTPLAINSVPYRGQAACDRCGPCNEHLCPSGARADARSPFTDQSLPRGALTVASGSKAVHIELGSVSHVSSVEWLDTVIQQRARVRARCVVLAGNAIQSAALLLRSAQPTAPRGIGNSTGMVGRGICFKISGYVSGTIMADRLPSHPPGGPFSTVAMTDHYLDADAPSGLGGLLYEASPAERAVSGRKLKLRVHFLAADQPMRSNAVRLSNRRDRLGLQKIVLEYRTHPLDKSRLDYLSRRASDLLTEAGAKKISYTASNYQFGSGHLHGGCRAGTDPKESVVDRWGRVHDIDNLYVADGGFFPYPGGVNPTFTIQANALRIARRIVTQLA, from the coding sequence ATGACGTCCAACGCCGTTGATGTGTGCGTAGTCGGCAGTGGTGCCAGTGGCTCGATAGTTGCCCACGAGTTGGCCCGAAATGGATTCCAGGTGCTCGTCCTTGAAGCAGGCCAGGAGCTTCCTGCGGGCGCTTCATTGAAGAGTGTCCAACGTGGTTTTGGTAACGCCCTGGTGCGCTCTCCGTCCGGGACATTGACCCCGCGAGGCCGTCCCTGGACGGTATCGGCACTGGGCGGCGGCATGACGCTGTACGCTGGCATCGCGTTCCGGTGTCGCACCGTCGACTTCGATGCACGAGCCCATGTTGCCGCGGACGCACTCGATCCCGTCTGGCCTTTCGATTACGGGGAACTGCGCCCCTATTACGAGGAGCTTGAGCGGCGGATAGGGATTGCCCGATTGGCGGGCGCTGATCCACTCGAGCCGCCCAGCGATCCCGGCCTGCTGCCGCCGCACGAATATAGCCTGCAGGGCACTCTGATGGCCAATGCGGGAGGACGCCTAGGCTGGTTGCCGTTCCCGACACCGCTCGCGATCAACTCGGTCCCCTACCGCGGTCAGGCGGCCTGTGACCGGTGTGGCCCGTGCAACGAACACCTCTGTCCGAGCGGCGCGCGCGCCGATGCGCGCTCGCCATTCACGGATCAGTCGCTGCCGCGCGGCGCCCTGACGGTTGCCTCAGGTAGCAAGGCTGTGCATATCGAGCTTGGCAGCGTCAGCCATGTCTCCTCAGTGGAGTGGCTTGACACTGTCATCCAACAACGCGCTCGGGTCCGCGCCCGATGCGTAGTGCTCGCTGGCAACGCGATTCAATCTGCCGCCTTGCTGCTAAGATCTGCGCAGCCCACAGCACCCCGCGGTATCGGCAACTCCACGGGCATGGTCGGCCGCGGCATCTGCTTCAAAATCAGCGGCTACGTGTCTGGCACCATCATGGCGGATCGCTTGCCGTCGCATCCGCCCGGTGGTCCGTTCTCGACCGTTGCGATGACCGATCACTACCTCGACGCGGACGCACCATCCGGCTTAGGCGGACTTCTATATGAAGCCAGTCCGGCGGAGCGCGCGGTCAGCGGCCGGAAACTTAAGTTAAGGGTGCATTTCCTTGCGGCCGATCAGCCCATGCGCAGCAACGCCGTTCGATTGTCGAACAGGCGCGATCGATTGGGTCTGCAGAAGATCGTTCTCGAATACAGGACTCATCCACTGGATAAGAGCCGATTGGACTATTTGTCGCGTCGCGCCTCGGACTTGCTGACTGAGGCGGGCGCGAAAAAGATTAGTTACACGGCTTCCAACTATCAATTCGGTAGTGGTCATCTGCATGGCGGCTGTCGAGCAGGGACTGATCCAAAGGAATCCGTGGTCGACCGGTGGGGTCGCGTGCACGATATCGACAATCTTTATGTCGCGGACGGTGGATTCTTCCCGTACCCCGGCGGCGTCAACCCCACCTTCACCATTCAGGCAAACGCGCTGCGGATCGCTCGCAGAATCGTCACGCAGCTTGCCTGA
- a CDS encoding aminotransferase class III-fold pyridoxal phosphate-dependent enzyme, which translates to MFNSTLNATLPATETHKSALCRALRVTASEKWDLNRRFPIVMSRACGAYVWDVEGRQYVDLTSCSGAAPLGAGYEPVLDHVALEMRRTGGIVPGPLSEHRVELAERLAKVFPLAQRSIFFRTGSCATTAAVRLARAYTDVNLVLTSGYHGWHDWHLQDRPTMGLPDRDRDSVDFQYDLELLERFARARRLAAVIVTPEVNFFPPEYHRELQNMVHRYGALLILDEVMTGFRYGPGGYHTAIGLAPDLITFSKGLANGMALSAVAGRADVLNAAEKTYLGNTYQREITPFAAALSTMDALRDGTALARMRRVGEQLISGLNEVFASQEVQARAFAWPTMFDVVFANPDLGHAFFQEMWSRGFLMQYGGRFMPSAALSDADVRAAIEAVGHALLAAKGRTESTGGDPDPIAAAVRFAGDHFVATPDTVRRWFNASSRP; encoded by the coding sequence ATGTTCAATAGCACCCTCAATGCCACATTGCCCGCGACGGAGACCCACAAATCCGCACTATGCCGGGCGTTGCGGGTCACTGCATCGGAAAAATGGGACCTCAATCGGCGTTTTCCCATCGTGATGAGCCGTGCCTGTGGTGCGTATGTCTGGGATGTTGAGGGAAGACAATACGTCGATCTCACCTCCTGTAGCGGGGCTGCGCCGCTCGGAGCCGGATATGAACCGGTCCTCGATCACGTGGCCTTAGAAATGCGCCGGACCGGCGGCATCGTGCCCGGGCCATTGTCGGAGCACCGGGTCGAGCTGGCCGAACGGCTCGCCAAGGTATTTCCGCTTGCGCAACGCTCGATATTTTTCCGCACCGGCTCCTGCGCCACGACCGCCGCGGTCCGCTTGGCTCGCGCATACACCGATGTGAACCTGGTGCTGACCAGCGGATACCACGGCTGGCACGACTGGCACTTGCAGGACCGTCCCACGATGGGCCTACCTGATCGGGACCGCGACAGTGTCGATTTCCAATATGACCTGGAGCTGCTTGAGAGGTTTGCCCGCGCGCGGCGTCTCGCCGCGGTGATCGTCACACCCGAAGTCAACTTCTTCCCACCCGAATATCACCGGGAATTGCAGAATATGGTGCACCGCTACGGTGCCCTGCTCATCCTCGACGAAGTGATGACGGGGTTCCGCTACGGCCCCGGCGGCTATCATACCGCGATCGGGCTTGCGCCCGACCTGATCACATTCAGCAAGGGGCTTGCCAATGGCATGGCACTATCGGCAGTGGCTGGCCGCGCCGACGTGCTCAACGCAGCCGAAAAGACGTACCTCGGCAACACCTATCAGCGCGAGATCACGCCATTCGCGGCCGCGCTGAGCACTATGGACGCGCTGCGCGATGGCACCGCGCTCGCCCGGATGCGCCGTGTTGGCGAGCAACTCATCAGCGGCCTTAATGAAGTGTTCGCGAGCCAAGAGGTTCAAGCGCGCGCGTTCGCATGGCCAACCATGTTCGATGTCGTGTTTGCCAACCCTGACCTTGGTCACGCCTTCTTTCAGGAGATGTGGTCGCGCGGCTTCCTCATGCAGTACGGGGGCCGGTTCATGCCGTCCGCGGCGTTATCCGATGCCGACGTGCGGGCCGCGATCGAAGCCGTCGGTCACGCCCTGCTGGCCGCCAAAGGGCGCACGGAGAGCACAGGCGGCGATCCGGATCCGATCGCCGCCGCGGTGCGGTTTGCGGGTGATCACTTCGTTGCTACGCCGGATACCGTCCGGCGTTGGTTCAACGCGTCGAGCCGCCCATGA
- a CDS encoding sulfotransferase, which yields MAAADGFSTSPVLLGGENRSGTTLLSVVLDSHADLVVGPEIDFLEPLNLGSHILEATDLLHANDPRVTGETKSLIDPFWYDGAHFVVQCQRFGLSFEDVRKLVTKVMDETAGDIVSFADRCRLINEIGEFRRGQAAARRWGLKLQRKITQIDVFAQLWPHAHFVHIVRDGRDLAASHLKTVPDWGYQTVADAAQGWLEVVSRPHLLAPPERYLEVRYEDLVTHPRPSLKQILDHLQLPWDEAVLRHAEHEHALFERPNGHPAAESASKPLHGGRLGRFRQDLTLTEVAEFERIAGGELARLGYLSASTPAIEA from the coding sequence ATGGCCGCGGCCGACGGGTTCTCTACCTCGCCAGTTCTGCTCGGCGGCGAAAACCGATCCGGTACCACATTGCTGAGCGTCGTTTTGGATTCTCATGCCGATCTGGTGGTGGGACCGGAGATCGACTTCCTGGAACCGTTGAACCTCGGCTCGCACATTCTGGAAGCGACCGATCTTCTCCACGCTAATGATCCCCGAGTCACGGGCGAGACCAAAAGCTTGATCGATCCGTTCTGGTATGATGGCGCGCACTTCGTCGTGCAATGCCAGCGGTTCGGCCTGTCCTTCGAGGACGTGCGCAAGCTCGTCACCAAGGTGATGGATGAGACAGCCGGGGACATCGTTTCATTCGCCGACAGATGCAGGCTGATTAATGAGATCGGTGAGTTCCGAAGGGGACAAGCAGCGGCAAGGCGCTGGGGACTGAAGCTGCAACGCAAGATCACCCAAATCGACGTCTTCGCGCAGTTGTGGCCGCATGCGCATTTCGTCCACATTGTACGGGACGGGCGCGACCTTGCCGCCTCGCATTTGAAAACGGTACCGGACTGGGGTTACCAGACCGTGGCAGACGCTGCGCAAGGATGGCTTGAAGTCGTATCGCGGCCTCATCTCCTCGCGCCACCGGAGCGTTATCTTGAGGTGCGCTATGAGGATCTGGTCACTCACCCCCGCCCCAGCCTTAAGCAGATTTTGGATCACCTGCAGCTCCCCTGGGATGAAGCCGTTCTACGGCACGCCGAACACGAGCACGCACTGTTCGAGCGTCCGAACGGCCACCCGGCAGCGGAGTCCGCGAGCAAACCGCTGCACGGGGGCCGCCTTGGTCGCTTCAGGCAGGATCTGACGCTCACGGAAGTCGCGGAATTCGAGCGGATCGCCGGCGGCGAATTGGCGCGGTTGGGCTATCTATCGGCCTCGACCCCGGCGATCGAGGCATGA
- a CDS encoding MFS transporter: MALPLTAITLLGAGPAQTGLLLACGRAPYLIIGLLAGVIVDRLPHRCILLTANLVMAVTLAMIPLLASLGQLGMVQLYMATTLVGTAAVIGEVAYLACVPTVVDRARLVRAQSSWQLSRSCVVTVGPFLAGWLVSAFSAPTAILVDSASFVVAAVLLPLLPARAAERSATGSSSVVGQIAEGLTAVFGNPILRAVTLATGSFIFCYNAYSAVFLLYLTQHIGLDGWTTGLVLSIGAMGGILGAVTAAWAGRAIGLGPVLMATLALSAAGMTLSALFTEPRSVALVCVALSQFVLSFGQEIYNVHQVSVRYALAPPRVLGRVNASIRSLVWGLAPMGALLGGAVGAGPGLRTALLASSLLGVASVLWLWLSPLRRTHSLHL; this comes from the coding sequence ATGGCGCTGCCGCTGACGGCGATCACCCTACTGGGAGCGGGTCCTGCGCAGACGGGGTTGCTGCTCGCCTGCGGTCGGGCGCCTTACCTCATCATTGGCCTGCTTGCCGGGGTGATCGTGGATCGCCTCCCACACCGATGCATTCTTTTGACCGCCAATTTAGTGATGGCAGTAACGCTCGCAATGATACCGCTGCTCGCCAGCCTTGGCCAGCTTGGAATGGTCCAACTGTATATGGCAACCACGCTTGTCGGAACGGCTGCGGTGATCGGCGAGGTCGCCTATCTGGCGTGCGTGCCAACGGTCGTGGATCGTGCTCGACTCGTCAGAGCGCAGAGTTCTTGGCAACTCAGCAGATCTTGCGTGGTGACCGTCGGTCCTTTCCTGGCAGGCTGGCTGGTCAGCGCGTTCTCTGCGCCGACCGCAATTCTAGTCGACTCGGCCTCCTTCGTAGTGGCCGCCGTCTTGCTGCCGCTGCTGCCGGCACGCGCGGCCGAACGGTCCGCAACTGGATCGAGCTCGGTCGTCGGCCAGATCGCGGAAGGACTGACGGCTGTATTTGGCAACCCGATCCTTCGGGCGGTTACGTTGGCGACTGGCAGCTTCATCTTCTGCTACAACGCCTACTCTGCGGTTTTTCTGCTTTACCTAACCCAACATATTGGTTTGGACGGCTGGACGACGGGCTTGGTTCTCAGCATCGGCGCGATGGGTGGCATCCTGGGCGCAGTCACCGCAGCCTGGGCCGGCCGTGCCATTGGCCTTGGGCCGGTCTTGATGGCCACCTTGGCGCTTAGCGCCGCAGGCATGACCCTATCTGCGCTGTTCACAGAGCCGCGATCGGTGGCACTCGTTTGCGTGGCCCTGTCCCAGTTCGTGCTGTCGTTTGGTCAAGAGATCTACAACGTGCATCAAGTCTCCGTTCGATACGCGCTAGCTCCGCCTCGGGTGCTGGGCCGCGTCAACGCGAGCATTCGGAGCTTGGTGTGGGGACTTGCGCCGATGGGCGCGCTACTTGGCGGTGCGGTCGGCGCCGGACCTGGACTGCGCACTGCGCTATTGGCCAGCAGCTTGCTCGGCGTCGCCTCCGTGCTGTGGCTCTGGCTATCGCCCCTGCGCCGCACTCACAGCTTGCATCTGTGA
- a CDS encoding CopG family transcriptional regulator, with translation MRTKHTFRLPPDLAVQLADYANRKRVAQALVVETALSTFLSPDNSERMEAALSRRLDRLTRQLERLERHATISNEALALFVRFWLTATPPLPDTAQPAAQAKGRERYDSFVEALGRRLAKGHSLAKEVSSDVEPREEGLEKSDPA, from the coding sequence ATGCGCACCAAACATACGTTTCGTCTGCCGCCGGACCTCGCTGTTCAGCTTGCTGACTATGCCAACCGCAAGCGGGTGGCTCAGGCGCTCGTTGTGGAGACGGCGCTATCTACGTTCCTATCGCCAGACAATTCGGAGCGAATGGAGGCAGCGCTCAGCCGGCGTTTGGACCGCCTGACCCGCCAGCTCGAGCGGCTCGAGCGCCACGCTACGATTTCGAACGAAGCGCTCGCCCTGTTTGTCCGGTTTTGGCTCACCGCGACCCCGCCTTTGCCTGACACGGCGCAACCAGCAGCCCAGGCGAAAGGACGCGAGCGCTATGATTCGTTTGTTGAAGCATTGGGCCGTCGCCTGGCGAAGGGACACAGCCTGGCAAAGGAGGTTAGCTCGGACGTAGAGCCGCGCGAAGAGGGGCTGGAGAAGTCCGATCCCGCCTAA
- a CDS encoding conjugal transfer protein TraG produces the protein MSSTKVLWGQITLVLAIVLMTTWAATEWVAWKLGFQAQLGHPWFELGRGKPVYLPPAFFWWWYAYDAYAPTIFIEGACIAASGGFISIIVAFGMSVWRAQEAKTAATYGSARWALATELRSAQLTGPDGVILGRSDHKYLRHNGPEHVLCFAPTRSGKGVGLVVPTLLTWPGSCVVHDIKGENWTLTSGFRSAHGRVLLFDPTNRNSAAYNPLLEVRRGEWEVRDVQNIADVLVDPEGALERRSHWEKTSHSLLVGGILHVLYAEPDKTLAGVANFLSDPKRPIEATLRAMMTTPHLGDAGPHPVIASAARELLNKSENERSGVLSTAMSFLGLYRDPVVARVTRCSDWRIRDLVEAKRPTTLYLVVPPSDISRTKPLVRLILNQIGRRLTEDLHAEARRHRVLLMLDEFPALGRLDFFESALAFMAGYGLKSFLIAQSLNQVEKAYGPNNSILDNCHVRVAFATNDERTARRVSEALGMATELRAMKNYAGHRLSPWLGHLMVSRQETARPLLTPGEVMQLPSDDELVLVSGCPPIRAKKARYYEDPRLRERVLPPARPGNSEDGMKSPHDDWSKLPLPVAPPAKQERSADNQPTTSSSDPANGGIRREPELGQHEEVEVDRSTERAEFDFADEEGDDEVQRAGILRKHASSLARQAAMDPGDGLDL, from the coding sequence ATGTCTTCGACGAAGGTCCTTTGGGGCCAAATCACGCTTGTCCTTGCCATCGTGCTCATGACCACCTGGGCGGCGACGGAGTGGGTTGCTTGGAAACTCGGATTCCAGGCCCAGCTCGGGCACCCCTGGTTTGAGCTCGGGCGTGGGAAGCCCGTCTACCTGCCGCCGGCGTTTTTCTGGTGGTGGTACGCCTACGATGCCTATGCGCCCACAATATTTATTGAGGGAGCCTGCATCGCGGCATCGGGCGGCTTCATTTCGATCATAGTTGCATTTGGCATGTCGGTCTGGCGAGCCCAAGAGGCGAAGACCGCCGCAACCTACGGCTCTGCGCGCTGGGCGCTTGCTACCGAACTTCGATCAGCGCAGCTTACTGGGCCGGATGGCGTCATACTCGGGCGGTCTGATCACAAGTATCTCAGGCACAATGGGCCCGAGCACGTACTCTGCTTTGCGCCGACGCGGTCGGGTAAGGGCGTTGGCCTGGTCGTTCCCACCCTCCTGACTTGGCCGGGTAGTTGCGTTGTCCACGACATCAAGGGCGAGAACTGGACCCTGACGTCCGGTTTTCGCTCTGCGCATGGACGCGTGCTGCTATTCGACCCGACGAACCGAAACTCTGCGGCTTACAACCCACTGCTTGAGGTCCGTCGGGGAGAATGGGAGGTTCGAGATGTCCAGAACATCGCGGACGTCCTGGTGGACCCGGAAGGAGCACTCGAACGACGCAGTCACTGGGAAAAGACAAGCCACTCGCTGCTGGTCGGCGGCATCCTGCACGTGCTTTACGCCGAGCCGGACAAGACCTTGGCGGGCGTCGCCAACTTCCTTTCGGACCCCAAGCGTCCCATCGAGGCGACGCTGCGCGCGATGATGACAACGCCGCACCTCGGCGATGCCGGTCCGCATCCCGTTATTGCGTCCGCAGCGCGCGAGCTCCTGAACAAGAGCGAAAATGAGCGCTCCGGAGTGCTTTCGACGGCCATGTCTTTCCTCGGGCTGTACCGCGATCCCGTGGTGGCGCGGGTCACGCGCTGCAGTGATTGGCGTATTCGCGATCTCGTGGAGGCGAAGCGACCGACAACGCTCTATCTCGTCGTGCCGCCCTCGGATATCAGCCGAACCAAGCCGCTTGTGCGGTTGATTCTCAACCAGATCGGACGGCGGCTCACGGAAGATCTCCACGCGGAGGCGCGCCGGCATCGCGTGCTGCTGATGCTTGACGAGTTCCCTGCTTTGGGCCGGCTCGACTTCTTCGAATCGGCGCTAGCGTTCATGGCGGGGTATGGCCTGAAGAGCTTCTTAATCGCCCAATCCCTAAATCAGGTCGAAAAGGCGTACGGCCCAAATAATTCCATTCTCGATAACTGCCATGTCCGCGTCGCATTCGCAACGAACGACGAGCGAACCGCAAGACGGGTCTCAGAGGCCCTCGGAATGGCAACCGAACTGCGCGCCATGAAAAATTATGCTGGTCACAGGTTAAGCCCCTGGCTGGGGCACCTGATGGTGTCCAGGCAAGAAACGGCGCGACCCCTTCTAACACCCGGTGAGGTCATGCAGTTGCCGTCGGACGATGAACTCGTATTGGTCTCGGGCTGTCCGCCGATCCGAGCCAAGAAGGCGCGCTATTACGAAGATCCCCGACTGCGTGAACGGGTACTCCCTCCAGCTCGGCCCGGTAACAGTGAAGATGGCATGAAATCTCCTCACGACGATTGGAGCAAGCTGCCTTTGCCTGTCGCCCCGCCGGCCAAACAGGAGCGGTCCGCTGACAACCAGCCCACGACGTCCAGCAGTGATCCTGCTAATGGCGGCATTAGGCGCGAACCGGAGCTCGGCCAGCACGAAGAGGTGGAGGTGGACCGCAGCACGGAAAGGGCAGAGTTCGATTTTGCCGATGAGGAAGGTGACGATGAGGTCCAGCGCGCCGGCATTCTTCGCAAACATGCTTCTAGTCTTGCGCGTCAAGCCGCAATGGATCCCGGTGACGGTCTCGATCTCTGA